The proteins below come from a single Salvelinus fontinalis isolate EN_2023a chromosome 1, ASM2944872v1, whole genome shotgun sequence genomic window:
- the LOC129852933 gene encoding multiple coagulation factor deficiency protein 2 homolog isoform X1: MVLRVSGRRSVVWGWLLLVSCFLLSVCSHEQAAQEHPPEVHHPNMHLDKNMVHDREHIMEHLEGVIDKPESDMLPQELQLHYFKMHDYDGNNLLDGLELATAITHVHKEERGEESQPMKEEDLISLIDDVLRDDDKNNDGYIDYAEFAKSLE; the protein is encoded by the exons ATGGTGTTAAGAGTAAGTGGCAGGAGGAGCGTTGTGTGGGGCTGGCTACTCCTGGTCTCCTgctttctgctgtctgtctgttcgcATGAGCAGGCAGCCCAAGAACACCCACCGGAGGTTCACCATCCAAACATGCACCTGGACAAGAACATGGTCCATGACAGAGA ACACATCATGGAGCATCTGGAAGGTGTGATTGACAAGCCTGAGTCGGATATGTTGCCGCAGGAGCTGCAGTTGCACTACTTTAAGATGCATGACTATGATGGCAACAACTTACTGGATGGGCTGGAGTTGGCCACAGCCATCACTCATGTACACAAAGAG gaaagaggagaggaaagccaGCCTATGAAAGAGGAAGACCTCATAAGCCTTATAGATGATGTTCTAAGGGACGATGACAAAAACAACGATGGGTACATAGACTACGCCGAGTTTGCCAAGTCCCTGGAGTAG
- the LOC129852933 gene encoding multiple coagulation factor deficiency protein 2 homolog isoform X2 produces the protein MEHLEGVIDKPESDMLPQELQLHYFKMHDYDGNNLLDGLELATAITHVHKEERGEESQPMKEEDLISLIDDVLRDDDKNNDGYIDYAEFAKSLE, from the exons ATGGAGCATCTGGAAGGTGTGATTGACAAGCCTGAGTCGGATATGTTGCCGCAGGAGCTGCAGTTGCACTACTTTAAGATGCATGACTATGATGGCAACAACTTACTGGATGGGCTGGAGTTGGCCACAGCCATCACTCATGTACACAAAGAG gaaagaggagaggaaagccaGCCTATGAAAGAGGAAGACCTCATAAGCCTTATAGATGATGTTCTAAGGGACGATGACAAAAACAACGATGGGTACATAGACTACGCCGAGTTTGCCAAGTCCCTGGAGTAG